Proteins encoded in a region of the Pelobates fuscus isolate aPelFus1 chromosome 11, aPelFus1.pri, whole genome shotgun sequence genome:
- the RNF223 gene encoding RING finger protein 223, with translation METPTEVWHTQVEPDVETDSKLECSICFNTYDNIFKTPKILQCSHTFCLECLARVVAALPPETKSDKVLCPFCRQPTPIPQEGAPALRTSQELLSTLPPHLQHEEPVWIEGSKLCYKQHTDSNSDSSQTDMCVCVDIGLSKKDNPPVETRRTGLRGFCGGCSDWKRLLLITFMVVVLFCILLWPVQCILKTGNLRCVSDFTPTHQPSPMILVTHGK, from the coding sequence ATGGAAACCCCTACAGAAGTATGGCACACACAGGTTGAACCAGATGTAGAGACAGATTCCAAACTTGAATGTTCCATTTGCTTCAACACCTATGACAATATCTTCAAAACACCCAAGATCTTGCAGTGTTCACATACATTCTGTCTGGAGTGTTTGGCGAGGGTGGTCGCTGCTCTACCACCAGAAACCAAATCAGACAAAGTCTTGTGTCCCTTTTGCCGCCAACCAACGCCAATCCCTCAAGAAGGGGCTCCAGCGCTGAGGACCAGTCAAGAACTTCTGTCCACTCTACCACCTCACCTCCAGCATGAAGAGCCTGTGTGGATTGAGGGCAGCAAGCTCTGTTACAAGCAACACACAGACTCAAACTCAGACTCAAGTCAGACAGATATGTGTGTATGCGTGGACATTGGGTTAAGCAAAAAGGACAACCCACCAGTGGAAACAAGGCGCACTGGACTGCGTGGTttttgtggtggatgcagtgattGGAAGAGACTCTTGCTAATCACCTTCATGGTAGTGGTTTTGTTTTGTATACTTCTGTGGCCAGTTCAATGCATCTTGAAGACAGGGAATCTGAGGTGTGTAAGTGACTTTACACCTACCCACCAACCCAGCCCTATGATTTTAGTAACACATGGAAAATAA